Genomic DNA from Acidisoma sp. PAMC 29798:
TCAAGGCCACCGACAATGCCGGCAACCTCGACTATCTGGTCGACATGCGCCAATCGGCCCTCGACCCGAAGGTTGGCTGGCATGGCCAGCACGCCATCGAGCGCGACCTGTTCCAGAACGGTAAGATCACCGACCAGACCAAGCAGCTGGCCGCCGAGCTTCAAAAGAACGTGGAGCTTCTCGATAAGGTCGTTCGCACCCTCACCTATAAGCCTGAGGATCTTGCGAATGGCGCTGCCGACCTTCTCGAAGAGGTGCAGAGCACGAAGATCACCGGTGAGGAGGAAGCCTTCAGCCACTTCGATCTGATCGACTTCGCCGGCAATGTCGAAGGTGCCGAACAGGCTTTCGCCTATCTCGCGCCCGGCATGACGAAGATCGACCCTGACCTGACCGCGCGCGTGAACGCCGAATTCGCCAAGGTGGATGCCATGCTCGATACCTATCGTGACCCGAGCGTGCCCGGTGGCTTCAAGATGTACACCGCCGAGCTGAAAGCCTCGGACGGCGCCAAGCTTAGCAAGGCCATCCAGGCGCTGCAGGAGCCGCTGTCCAAGGTCGGCGCCAAAGTCGCGACCGTTAGCTAATGGCGCCGGACAAAATGCCTCGCGACAAGCTCGGGGCCGAAAGCCCCGACATCCACGTGTCTCGCCGGGGGCTGCTCGTTCGAGCAGCCGTCGGTACTCTCACGGCATCGGTCAGTGCCTCGGCGGCGCTGACGGCCGCCCACGCCACGGGTGTCGACACGGCGTCAGGCGGTGACATCGTCGATCTCACGCAAGGCCATGCCTTCTACGGGAATGCGCAGCAGGCCGGTATCAGCACATCGCCGCAGCGCTTTACCTTCTACATGACCTTCGATCTCACCTCACCGCTGCGGTCGGACCTGCAAGTCTTGCTGGCGCGCTGGTCGGCGGCGATCGCGCAACTCATGAAGGGCGAGACCATCGGGCAGGTCGAACCCAAGGGTGACAGCCAGGTCGGTTTTGATACCGGTGAGGCACTCAATCTCGGCCCAGCGTCATTGACCGTCACGGTCGGGCTCGGTCCCAAGGTCTTCACCGATACCTATGGTCTGGCCGACAAGAAGCCCGCTTTGATGCGCGCGCTGATCCAACTGCCCAGCGATGCCCTCGTCGCCGGTATCTCAGGTGGCGATCTGTCCGTGCAGGCCTGCGCTGATGACCCGCAGGTCGCCTACCATGCTGTTCGCGACCTTGCCCGCATCGCCAAAGATTCCGGCACGGCGGCCACGCGCTGGACCGTGATGGGCTTCGGCCGCGCCTCCGCCGGAAAGGGTCAGGCGACACCGCGCAACCTCCTGGGTTTTAAGGACGGTACGCGCAACATCAGAGACGATGCCGAGTTCGAGAAATTCGTTTGGGTGAAGGGCGGTCCGGCCTGGCAGCGCTACGGCAGCTATCAGGTCGTGCGCAAGATCCAGATGCATATCGAAAACTGGGACACCGATCGTGTCAGTGACCAGAACAACGTCTTCGGCCGCCACAAGGTGTCTGGCGCGCCCCTGACGGGCACGCATGAGTTCGACACGCCGGATTTTCACAAGCGTGACGCCAAGGGCGATCCGGTGATTCCTTTCACCGCGCATATGCGGCTGGCGGCGCATGAGACGCACGGCGGCATCAAAATTTTGCGGCGCGGCTACAATTACACAGACGGGATCAATCAATTTGGCTTGCTCGATGCTGGGTTGCTGTTTCTGTCCTATCAGAACGACCCCGCGCATTTCGAAACTTTGCAGAGTAGCCTTGGCGCTTCCGACGCCCTGAACGAATACATTTCCCATATCGGTTCGGGGATCTTCTTTGTGCCCCCAGCGCCGCAAGAGGGGTCCTACCTCGCCGAGGGCATGTTCGACTGACGATACCGATCAGGGCGGTATGTGAAACTGGCTGACGTCGATCGGGTGAACGGAATTTCGCCTATGCCCGGTCGGTGGCACCCAATCGTAAGGGACCGCCTGACAGCGGCGTGCAGGCGGCTCAGGTGTCATGATGGTGAAGTCGCTCAAGGCCAAGAATCTCCTGACGCAACAGTCTGGCACGGACGACACGCGTGTCCGACATCTCGCGCTCACGACTGCGGGAATTGCGGTGCTGGCGAAAGCAACGCCTTTGATGGGCGCTCTTCAGGAGAGGCTATGGCCGCCAGGAACCGAGGCCGAAACATTGCTCGCACTGATGAAGGCAACCGCGCATCGGTGGACGACAGACGAGGCCGATTGGTCAGGGTTGCCCGATACGCCTTAGGCTGAAGCGTCTCTCATGGGTGATTGCGACGGCCAAGCCGACATAGCCTGATCCGCAAGCGCCAGAAGCCTCTCGCGAGGCAGGTTGTCACGTGCCAGCACCGACATGCCTTGCACAACCGCGAGGATCAGGTCGGATAAAGCCGCAGCATTGGTGGACACGGGCAATATCCCTACCGCGATGTCCTGATCGATGCGGTCCATGAGGTCAGCCGCGATCCGCCGGCGCACAGCGGAGACCGCTGACCGGACGTCGGCCGAAGCCTCCGATCCACTGGCCGTGGCGCTCGCCAGCAAGCATCCTCTGGGTGTCAGCTCACCCGTAAAGGCGGTGGCTGCGGCCACAAGCATGTCGCGCGCGGCATCGCGTGCCGTTGGCGCCGCCGCCAGCTGTCGTTCCATCTCTAACGGATCGCCGGCATAGCGGCGCATGGCTTCCAGAAACAGCCGCTTCTTGTCGCCAAACGCCGCATAGAGGCTGGGGGCCGTTATCCCCATGGCCGATGTCAGGTCGGCAATGGATGTCGTCTCGTAGCCGTGCCGCCAGAAGGCCAGCATCGCTTCTTCCAATGCGGTGTCCCGGTTGAATGACAGCGGCCTGCCGGTCCGTCGTCGCTGAATGGCGTGTATGACTTCCATAACGTTCACTATAAAATCGATTGACCTTCGGATGCAATGATGCGATGGGTTTCATATCGATCATTATGGAAGTCGCCCGACAATGACCCTCACCGATTACCGCACCTTGGGCCGCTCCGGCCTCGTCGTCAGTCCCATGGCCTTGGGCACGATGACCTTCGGCACGCAGGGATGGGGCGCGGATGAGGCGGGCTCGCGCGCCATTTTCGATGCCTACCGCGCGCAGGGTGGCAACTTTATCGACACGGCCGACATCTATTCCGGCGGAACCAGTGAGGCGATGGTCGGCCGCTTCATCGCTGAAACCGGCACGCGCGACGAGATGGTTCTGGCGACCAAGTTCGCCTTCAACGGATCGGCGAGCCCCTTGGCGGCATCCCAGGGCGCGCCGGGCAACCCCAATGCCGGCGGCGCGGGTGCGAAGAACATCCATCGTGCGCTCGACGCCTCGCTGAAGCGGCTCGGCACCGATTACATCGATCTCTACTGGATGCACATTTGGGATGGCGTGACCCCGGTCGAGGAAATCATGCAAACGCTGGGTGATCTGGTTCGGGCTGGGAAGATCCGCTACTGCGCCCTGTCGGACATGCCGGCCTGGCTGGCGATGAAGGCCGCGACCATCGCGAGCGAACGTCGTGTGCCGGGCCCGATTGCCATGCAGGTCGAATATTCTCTGGTCGCCCGCGATATCGAGCGTGAGCATATCCCTGTGGCCCGCGAAGCGGGGATGGCGGTCATGCCCTGGAGCCCGCTGGCGGGCGGTTTCCTGACCGGCAAATACAAGCGTGACGATAATTCCGGCACGGGCCGGTTGAGCGGTACAAACCCTTTCGGCAAGAGCAAATTCGTCGACCGCAACTGGGATATTCTGGATGTGCTTGGTGATGTTGCCGCCGAGCATGACCGTCCTCTTTCGCAGATTGCCCTGGCATGGACGCGCGCCCAGCCTGGCGTGACCTCAATCGTTATCGGTGCGCGCAAAGTGGCGCAGCTTGAGGATAATCTGGC
This window encodes:
- a CDS encoding Dyp-type peroxidase — encoded protein: MPRDKLGAESPDIHVSRRGLLVRAAVGTLTASVSASAALTAAHATGVDTASGGDIVDLTQGHAFYGNAQQAGISTSPQRFTFYMTFDLTSPLRSDLQVLLARWSAAIAQLMKGETIGQVEPKGDSQVGFDTGEALNLGPASLTVTVGLGPKVFTDTYGLADKKPALMRALIQLPSDALVAGISGGDLSVQACADDPQVAYHAVRDLARIAKDSGTAATRWTVMGFGRASAGKGQATPRNLLGFKDGTRNIRDDAEFEKFVWVKGGPAWQRYGSYQVVRKIQMHIENWDTDRVSDQNNVFGRHKVSGAPLTGTHEFDTPDFHKRDAKGDPVIPFTAHMRLAAHETHGGIKILRRGYNYTDGINQFGLLDAGLLFLSYQNDPAHFETLQSSLGASDALNEYISHIGSGIFFVPPAPQEGSYLAEGMFD
- a CDS encoding MarR family winged helix-turn-helix transcriptional regulator, which gives rise to MMVKSLKAKNLLTQQSGTDDTRVRHLALTTAGIAVLAKATPLMGALQERLWPPGTEAETLLALMKATAHRWTTDEADWSGLPDTP
- a CDS encoding TetR/AcrR family transcriptional regulator → MEVIHAIQRRRTGRPLSFNRDTALEEAMLAFWRHGYETTSIADLTSAMGITAPSLYAAFGDKKRLFLEAMRRYAGDPLEMERQLAAAPTARDAARDMLVAAATAFTGELTPRGCLLASATASGSEASADVRSAVSAVRRRIAADLMDRIDQDIAVGILPVSTNAAALSDLILAVVQGMSVLARDNLPRERLLALADQAMSAWPSQSPMRDASA
- a CDS encoding aldo/keto reductase, which codes for MTLTDYRTLGRSGLVVSPMALGTMTFGTQGWGADEAGSRAIFDAYRAQGGNFIDTADIYSGGTSEAMVGRFIAETGTRDEMVLATKFAFNGSASPLAASQGAPGNPNAGGAGAKNIHRALDASLKRLGTDYIDLYWMHIWDGVTPVEEIMQTLGDLVRAGKIRYCALSDMPAWLAMKAATIASERRVPGPIAMQVEYSLVARDIEREHIPVAREAGMAVMPWSPLAGGFLTGKYKRDDNSGTGRLSGTNPFGKSKFVDRNWDILDVLGDVAAEHDRPLSQIALAWTRAQPGVTSIVIGARKVAQLEDNLAALDITLTDVQMRRLNEASATLPGFTDSLAAPGIRRMVFGGHDVRGWGE